One window of the Enterobacter huaxiensis genome contains the following:
- a CDS encoding class I SAM-dependent methyltransferase — MAQNIYDNPAFFEGYARLPRSVQGLDGAPEWPALKNMLPGLTGKSVVDLGCGYGWFCRAARALGASDVTGVDISEKMLARAAELTDDPQIHYQRSDLESLSLTENSLDLVYSSLALHYLPELDTLFAKVQRALRPGGSLVFSMEHPIYTCATRQGWLTDDSGERFWGVNHYQDEGQRVSNWLADGVIKYHRTLGTTLNALIKAGLTIDEVNEWGPAQAQIDAWPALAEEAERPMLVLIAARKAQ; from the coding sequence ATGGCACAAAATATCTACGACAACCCGGCCTTTTTCGAGGGCTACGCCCGGCTGCCGCGCTCCGTGCAGGGGCTGGACGGCGCGCCGGAGTGGCCCGCGCTGAAAAACATGCTGCCGGGTTTAACCGGCAAATCGGTTGTCGATCTCGGCTGCGGCTACGGCTGGTTCTGCCGCGCGGCGCGCGCGCTGGGCGCTTCTGACGTCACGGGCGTTGATATCTCAGAAAAGATGCTCGCCCGCGCGGCTGAACTGACCGATGACCCACAGATTCACTATCAGCGTAGCGACCTGGAATCTCTCAGTCTCACCGAGAACAGCCTCGATCTGGTCTACAGTTCGCTGGCGCTGCACTACCTGCCGGAGCTGGATACCCTGTTCGCGAAGGTTCAGCGTGCGCTCAGGCCGGGCGGCAGCCTGGTCTTTTCCATGGAGCACCCGATTTACACCTGCGCCACCCGTCAGGGCTGGTTGACCGACGACAGCGGCGAGCGGTTTTGGGGCGTGAACCATTATCAGGACGAAGGCCAGCGCGTCAGCAACTGGCTGGCGGACGGGGTGATTAAATATCACCGCACGCTGGGCACCACGCTCAACGCGCTAATCAAGGCCGGACTGACGATCGATGAGGTCAACGAATGGGGCCCAGCGCAGGCGCAGATTGACGCCTGGCCCGCGCTGGCCGAAGAGGCTGAACGCCCGATGCTGGTGCTCATCGCCGCCCGTAAGGCTCAGTAA
- a CDS encoding short chain dehydrogenase, which translates to MKIVIIGASGTVGRAVTEALGRRHEVIRVGRTQGDYQVDITSQASVQALFEKIGPVDAIVSASGGLHFGPLATMKDSDFNQGLQDKLLGQVRLALTGQHYLNEGGSITLISGIVAHEPIAQGVNATTVNAALEGFVRAAACELPRGIRINLISPTVLTESAEAYDGFFPGFESVPAATVALAYRRSVEGVQSGRVYKVGY; encoded by the coding sequence ATGAAAATCGTCATTATTGGTGCCAGCGGTACGGTCGGTCGTGCAGTCACAGAGGCGTTAGGTCGTCGCCACGAGGTCATCCGCGTCGGGCGTACGCAGGGAGATTATCAGGTGGATATCACCTCGCAGGCGAGCGTCCAGGCGCTGTTTGAAAAGATCGGCCCGGTGGATGCGATTGTCTCCGCCAGCGGCGGCCTGCACTTTGGCCCGCTCGCGACCATGAAGGACAGCGACTTCAACCAGGGTCTTCAGGATAAGCTCCTGGGGCAGGTTCGCCTGGCGCTGACCGGGCAGCACTACCTGAACGAAGGCGGCTCAATTACGCTCATCAGCGGGATTGTGGCACATGAGCCGATCGCACAGGGCGTGAATGCCACCACGGTAAATGCGGCGCTGGAAGGGTTTGTGCGCGCCGCGGCCTGCGAGCTGCCGCGCGGTATTCGCATCAACCTGATCAGCCCGACGGTGCTGACCGAATCCGCCGAGGCGTACGACGGTTTCTTTCCGGGCTTTGAAAGCGTGCCCGCCGCCACCGTTGCGCTGGCCTATCGCCGCAGCGTGGAAGGCGTGCAGAGCGGGCGGGTTTACAAGGTGGGTTACTGA
- a CDS encoding LysR family transcriptional regulator, which translates to MDKLRSMETFIAVVESGSFTAAAARLEMSAVMVGKYVALLESRLGTRLLERNTRRQSLTDAGRVYFDEAKRVLEQVSIAENAVERLRAAPAGTLRVTAPTSFGSCVIAPLTATFLQRYPDVRVELDLTNRMVDLVDEGVDLAIRIGDVRNDDLVAKYLCPYNMVICAAPDYLARHGTPQTPDDLVDHLCLSHTVWTARNEWRLPGVEGEVRWKRDAILRCNDGYGLRMAARAGAGLLLQPEVLVAEELASGRLVRVLEQYTPAPRPVHLLWRQDLRQLPKLTEFIAHILLRLGTI; encoded by the coding sequence ATGGATAAGCTTCGCAGCATGGAGACGTTTATCGCGGTGGTGGAAAGCGGCAGCTTCACCGCGGCGGCGGCACGGCTGGAGATGTCGGCGGTGATGGTGGGAAAGTACGTTGCGCTGCTGGAATCCCGGCTCGGCACGCGCCTGCTGGAGCGCAACACGCGCCGTCAGAGCCTGACGGATGCCGGACGGGTCTATTTCGACGAGGCGAAGCGGGTGCTTGAGCAGGTCTCCATTGCTGAAAATGCAGTCGAGCGGCTGCGTGCCGCACCCGCCGGGACGCTGCGCGTGACGGCGCCCACCTCCTTTGGCAGCTGCGTGATTGCGCCTCTCACCGCTACGTTTTTACAGCGCTACCCGGACGTCCGCGTGGAGCTGGACCTCACCAACCGAATGGTGGATCTGGTGGATGAAGGCGTCGATTTGGCGATCCGCATCGGCGACGTTCGCAATGACGATCTGGTGGCGAAATACCTCTGCCCCTACAACATGGTGATCTGTGCCGCGCCGGACTATCTAGCGCGCCACGGCACGCCGCAAACGCCCGACGATCTGGTGGATCACCTGTGTCTTTCACACACGGTGTGGACGGCACGTAACGAGTGGCGGCTGCCGGGCGTGGAAGGGGAGGTGCGCTGGAAGCGGGATGCGATCTTAAGATGTAACGACGGCTACGGTTTACGCATGGCGGCGCGAGCGGGGGCGGGGCTGTTGCTACAACCGGAAGTGCTGGTGGCGGAAGAGCTGGCAAGCGGCAGGCTGGTGCGGGTGCTGGAGCAGTACACGCCCGCGCCGAGGCCGGTGCATTTATTGTGGCGTCAGGATTTACGTCAACTGCCTAAGCTTACGGAATTTATCGCCCATATTCTGCTAAGATTGGGCACAATATAA
- a CDS encoding aminotransferase-like domain-containing protein — MSANKLASSAQGLQSSAIRELLKHSKMAGVISLGGGIPNPDLFDHEGLKIAADAVLSQHFGEAFQYGLTEGVPGLREEIQRICEGRGIRCKADDVVVTSGSQQSLDVLARALINPGDTVVVERPTYLAALQVFGLAQANFESVGTDGDGMKVDELEALVANKPIKAVYIVPTFGNPGGVTLSEARRKQLVELSKRYDFVIIEDDPYSEINYTEEVFRPLIAHAKDIGNEDNVVYTSTFSKILAPGTRVGWVLVPEWLKRAVVNLKQTTDLHTSTLSQMMTYEYLKTGRLAGQITMIREAYRQKYQTFANELEAELGDVMSFHKPKGGMFLWAKMNNGINTTKWLEKTLSNGVVFVPGEFFYCNEPDHTTLRMSFVTPTDEQLIEAVRRLKISL, encoded by the coding sequence ATGTCTGCAAACAAACTCGCCAGCAGCGCGCAGGGCCTGCAATCATCTGCCATCCGTGAATTATTAAAACATAGCAAAATGGCAGGGGTGATTTCGCTGGGCGGGGGTATCCCTAATCCCGATCTGTTCGACCACGAAGGGCTTAAAATTGCTGCCGATGCCGTCTTATCACAGCATTTTGGCGAGGCGTTCCAGTACGGCCTGACCGAAGGCGTACCGGGACTGCGGGAAGAGATTCAGCGCATCTGCGAAGGGCGCGGGATCCGCTGCAAGGCGGATGATGTGGTGGTGACCTCCGGTTCGCAGCAGTCTCTCGACGTGCTGGCGCGTGCATTAATCAACCCAGGCGATACCGTTGTTGTTGAGCGCCCTACCTATCTCGCCGCATTACAGGTATTTGGCCTGGCGCAGGCGAATTTTGAATCCGTTGGCACCGACGGCGACGGAATGAAAGTGGATGAACTTGAAGCGCTGGTGGCAAATAAGCCGATTAAAGCGGTCTATATTGTTCCGACGTTTGGTAACCCGGGCGGGGTTACGCTTTCTGAAGCGCGCCGTAAACAGCTGGTGGAATTATCAAAGCGCTATGATTTCGTTATTATTGAAGACGATCCCTACAGCGAAATTAATTATACCGAGGAAGTGTTCCGCCCGTTAATTGCCCACGCCAAAGATATCGGCAATGAAGATAACGTGGTTTACACCTCCACCTTCTCGAAAATCCTCGCGCCGGGCACCCGCGTGGGCTGGGTGCTGGTCCCCGAGTGGCTGAAACGCGCGGTGGTTAACCTGAAGCAAACCACCGATCTGCACACCAGCACGCTGTCGCAGATGATGACCTATGAGTACCTGAAAACGGGGCGTCTGGCCGGGCAAATTACGATGATCCGCGAAGCGTATCGCCAGAAATACCAGACGTTTGCGAATGAGCTGGAAGCCGAGCTGGGCGATGTGATGTCGTTCCACAAGCCAAAGGGCGGCATGTTCCTGTGGGCGAAAATGAACAACGGCATCAACACCACGAAATGGCTGGAAAAAACGTTGAGCAACGGTGTGGTATTCGTGCCGGGCGAGTTCTTCTACTGCAACGAGCCGGACCACACGACGCTGCGTATGTCGTTTGTGACGCCAACGGATGAGCAGCTGATAGAGGCAGTGAGACGCCTGAAAATCTCGCTGTAA
- the nudI gene encoding nucleoside triphosphatase NudI, whose product MRQRTIVCPIIQNDGAYLLCKMADDRGVFPGQWALSGGGMEPGETMEQALRREIREELGEALEITDVKPWAFRDDIRVKTYADGTTEEIYMIYLIFDCISANREVTFNEEFQEVAWVRPASLHDLDLNEATRLTFAQKGLL is encoded by the coding sequence ATGCGCCAACGTACCATTGTCTGCCCCATCATTCAGAACGACGGGGCCTATCTGCTGTGCAAAATGGCCGACGATCGCGGCGTGTTCCCCGGCCAGTGGGCGCTGTCCGGTGGAGGAATGGAGCCAGGCGAAACGATGGAGCAGGCGCTGCGCCGGGAAATCCGCGAGGAGCTGGGCGAGGCGCTGGAGATTACCGACGTGAAGCCGTGGGCGTTTCGCGATGATATTCGAGTGAAAACTTACGCCGACGGCACTACGGAAGAGATATATATGATTTACCTGATCTTCGACTGCATCAGCGCCAACCGTGAGGTGACGTTTAACGAAGAGTTTCAGGAAGTTGCATGGGTTCGCCCGGCGTCATTACACGATTTGGATCTGAATGAAGCCACTCGTCTGACATTTGCACAGAAAGGGCTGCTGTAA
- a CDS encoding HlyD family efflux transporter periplasmic adaptor subunit, whose translation MEDLDNALESESGYTGARRIVFFSLLMFVAVGIWAWFGVLDEVSTGTGKVVPSSREQVLQSLDGGILTELNVHEGDQVQAGQVLARLDPTRSESNVGESAARYRASLASSARLYAEVNDLPLKFPPSLAKWTDLTGTETRLYNSRRAQLEDTQRELRSALDLANKELAITQRLVKTGAASHVEVLRLQRQKSDLELKLTDVRSQYYVQAREALSKANAEVDMVSAILKGREDSVTRLTVKSPVRGIVKNIKVTTIGGVIPPNGELMEIVPVDDHLLIETRLSPRDIAFIHPNQEALVKITAYDYAIYGGLHGVVETISPDTIQDEAKPEVFYYRVFIRTGQDYLVNKAGRHFSIVPGMIATVDIKTGEKTVLDYMIKPFNRAKEALRER comes from the coding sequence ATGGAAGACCTGGACAACGCTCTCGAATCTGAAAGCGGCTACACCGGTGCGCGGCGGATTGTTTTTTTCTCTTTGTTGATGTTTGTTGCCGTTGGCATTTGGGCGTGGTTTGGCGTGCTGGATGAGGTCTCAACCGGAACCGGCAAAGTGGTCCCCAGCTCGCGCGAGCAGGTTTTACAGTCTCTTGACGGCGGGATCCTCACCGAGCTTAACGTTCATGAAGGCGATCAGGTGCAGGCCGGACAGGTTCTGGCGCGGCTCGATCCGACCCGCTCCGAATCGAACGTGGGTGAAAGCGCCGCGCGCTACCGGGCATCGCTGGCCTCCAGCGCGCGTCTTTATGCCGAAGTGAACGATCTGCCGCTGAAGTTTCCGCCCTCGCTGGCGAAATGGACGGATTTGACGGGCACCGAAACCCGGCTCTACAACTCTCGCCGCGCGCAGCTTGAGGACACCCAGCGCGAGCTGCGCTCGGCGTTAGATCTTGCCAATAAAGAGCTGGCGATCACCCAGCGGCTGGTGAAAACCGGCGCCGCCAGCCACGTGGAAGTGCTGCGCCTGCAGCGGCAGAAGAGCGATCTGGAACTTAAGCTTACCGACGTCCGCTCGCAGTATTACGTCCAGGCGCGCGAGGCGTTATCCAAAGCCAACGCGGAAGTGGATATGGTTTCGGCTATTCTCAAGGGGCGGGAAGATTCGGTGACCCGCCTGACGGTAAAATCCCCGGTGCGCGGCATCGTGAAAAATATCAAAGTCACCACCATCGGCGGCGTCATCCCGCCCAACGGTGAGCTGATGGAGATTGTGCCGGTGGACGATCACCTGCTGATTGAAACCCGCCTGTCCCCGCGCGATATCGCCTTTATCCATCCAAACCAGGAAGCGCTGGTCAAAATCACCGCCTACGATTACGCCATCTACGGCGGGCTGCACGGCGTGGTGGAAACCATCTCGCCGGACACCATTCAGGACGAAGCCAAGCCGGAGGTGTTCTATTACCGGGTGTTTATCCGTACCGGTCAGGATTACCTGGTGAACAAAGCGGGACGGCATTTTTCGATTGTGCCGGGGATGATCGCGACGGTGGATATCAAGACCGGGGAAAAAACGGTGCTGGATTATATGATCAAGCCGTTTAACCGGGCGAAAGAGGCGTTGCGTGAGCGGTGA
- a CDS encoding type I secretion system permease/ATPase: MKQRDIPQGENMTDEALEQWAQAFGYVATRYRVACSPGALMAGAPWLKGKPMVPALTQLAREAGLSFQLLTADQQSINSWRLPVVVELSEGKIGVIEHFDGEDTLEVSFFDDKTHSNRLSMSAMLPAIRHVIALRPLAALKDSRVDAYISKYRPDWLYRLVMRDLRPYSWVMLAALFINVLSLSGIVFSMQVYDRVIPAQSYPTLYVLTIGVLIATLFGFVLRVARGHIMDLLGKRSDLRVSDRVFGHALRLRNSAIPRSTGSFISQLRELEQIREMVTSSTISTIVDLPFFLLFVVVLAIIAPQLAWIAPVAAVIMVLPGLLLQKKLAELAKQSAHESTLRNAVLVESVQGLEDIKLMQAENRFLQQWNSYIQITAESGLRTRELTQNLISWGMTIQSLVYAGVIVVGAPMVIEGTLTTGSVVAASMLASRMIAPMATLCGVLARWQQVKAAKEGLDSIMQLPTENQREETPIRQDVLRGHYLFEQAQFRYHPDDPRMALRINRLEIKPGEKVAILGRNGAGKSTLLQAMAGGMDLAGGELRLDNFSLPHLDVADVRRNVGFMTQNARLFYGTLRENITLGMPRATDEEIFEVLEMCGSSGFVQKLPKGLDYPIMENGVGLSGGQRQSILLARMLLRDPNIVLMDEPTASLDEHTEREFIQRLGAWLGNRTLVVATHRVPVLELVERVVVLKEGMLVMDAPKAQALSNSRMQQQQQATGREWKNENQSA, from the coding sequence ATGAAGCAACGCGATATCCCGCAGGGTGAAAACATGACGGATGAGGCTCTTGAGCAGTGGGCGCAGGCGTTCGGCTACGTCGCCACGCGCTATCGCGTCGCCTGCTCGCCCGGCGCGCTGATGGCCGGCGCGCCGTGGCTGAAAGGCAAGCCGATGGTGCCCGCCCTCACCCAGCTTGCCCGCGAGGCGGGGCTCTCCTTTCAGCTGCTGACGGCGGATCAGCAGTCCATCAACAGCTGGCGCTTACCCGTCGTTGTGGAGCTGAGTGAAGGCAAAATCGGCGTCATTGAACATTTTGACGGCGAGGACACCCTTGAGGTCAGCTTTTTCGACGACAAAACGCACTCCAACCGCCTGTCGATGAGCGCGATGCTGCCCGCCATCCGCCACGTGATCGCCCTGCGCCCGCTGGCGGCGCTGAAGGACAGCCGCGTGGACGCCTACATCTCGAAGTACCGCCCGGACTGGCTCTACCGTCTGGTGATGCGCGACCTGCGCCCCTACAGCTGGGTGATGCTCGCCGCGCTGTTTATCAACGTACTGTCGCTCTCCGGCATTGTCTTTTCCATGCAGGTGTATGACCGGGTGATCCCCGCCCAGTCTTACCCGACGCTCTACGTCCTGACCATCGGGGTGCTGATTGCCACGCTGTTCGGCTTCGTGCTGCGCGTGGCGCGCGGGCACATTATGGATCTGCTGGGCAAACGCTCGGATCTGCGCGTGTCGGATCGCGTCTTCGGCCACGCCCTGCGCCTGCGCAACAGCGCGATCCCCCGCTCTACCGGCAGCTTTATCTCCCAGCTGCGCGAGCTGGAGCAGATCCGCGAGATGGTCACCTCCTCGACCATTTCAACGATCGTCGATCTGCCGTTCTTTCTCCTGTTCGTGGTGGTACTGGCGATCATCGCTCCGCAGCTGGCGTGGATCGCCCCGGTCGCGGCGGTGATCATGGTGCTGCCCGGCCTGCTGCTGCAAAAGAAGCTGGCCGAGCTGGCGAAGCAGTCAGCGCATGAATCCACCCTGCGCAACGCGGTGCTGGTGGAGAGCGTGCAGGGGCTGGAGGACATCAAGCTGATGCAGGCGGAAAACCGCTTTTTACAGCAGTGGAACAGCTACATTCAGATCACCGCCGAGTCCGGCCTGCGCACCCGCGAGCTCACGCAGAACCTGATCAGCTGGGGGATGACCATCCAGAGCCTCGTCTATGCCGGCGTCATCGTGGTCGGTGCGCCGATGGTGATAGAGGGCACCTTAACCACCGGTTCCGTCGTAGCCGCCTCGATGCTGGCCTCGCGGATGATCGCCCCGATGGCGACCCTGTGCGGCGTGCTCGCCCGCTGGCAGCAGGTGAAAGCGGCGAAGGAAGGGCTGGACAGCATCATGCAGCTGCCCACCGAGAACCAGCGCGAAGAGACGCCGATCCGCCAGGACGTGCTGCGCGGGCATTACCTGTTCGAGCAGGCGCAGTTCCGCTATCACCCGGACGATCCGCGCATGGCGCTGCGCATCAACCGTCTGGAGATCAAACCGGGCGAGAAGGTGGCGATCCTCGGGCGCAACGGCGCGGGCAAATCAACCCTGCTGCAGGCGATGGCGGGCGGGATGGATCTGGCGGGTGGCGAACTGCGGCTCGACAACTTCAGCCTGCCGCACCTGGACGTGGCGGACGTGCGGCGTAACGTCGGCTTTATGACCCAGAACGCGCGGCTGTTTTACGGCACCCTGCGAGAGAACATCACCCTCGGCATGCCGCGCGCCACCGACGAAGAGATTTTCGAGGTGCTGGAGATGTGCGGCTCGTCGGGCTTTGTGCAAAAGCTGCCGAAGGGGCTGGACTACCCGATTATGGAGAACGGCGTGGGGCTTTCGGGCGGACAGCGACAGTCCATTCTGCTGGCGCGTATGCTGCTGCGCGACCCCAATATCGTGCTGATGGATGAACCCACCGCCTCGCTGGATGAACACACCGAACGGGAATTTATCCAGCGTCTGGGGGCCTGGCTTGGCAACCGCACGCTGGTCGTCGCCACGCACCGCGTGCCGGTACTGGAGCTGGTCGAGCGCGTGGTGGTACTGAAAGAGGGCATGCTGGTGATGGACGCACCGAAGGCACAGGCGCTGAGCAACAGCCGCATGCAGCAACAGCAGCAGGCAACCGGACGGGAGTGGAAAAATGAAAATCAGTCAGCGTGA
- a CDS encoding TolC family outer membrane protein, which translates to MGKKMPYWWLSCCLISVPATAANPAAMINTGQLSETQELPSLNGRVAPVPGNAAPGTLQLGEAVNRAVTWHPAISEAVGKLYQQSENVDVAKSKYYPQVNAGMENGYTHDGSDNGFTPSLVLSLSQMLYDFGKVASQVRAESAGVAQQQANVLVSIDTIAHDTAIAMVQVQTWQQMVDTAKEQLEALSAIGKLTKLRNDEGATSLSDVVQTDARIEGARAQLMQYQASLDSSRATLMSFLGWNNLNDVSNDVPKGLARSCDIAEPDDRLVPAVLAAWAQANVAQANLDYANAQMTPTVSLEPEVRHYLNDRYSGNDTRDRTQYSAWVKVQMPLYQGGGLTARRNAAGHAVESAQSTIQRTRLDVRQKLLEARSQVMSLMSTLQIQGRQEALSARTRELYQQQYLDLGSRPLLDVLNAEQEVYQARFTQQQTAGQLHQLQLNCLYNTGRLRHAFDLENRTIQTVEIQP; encoded by the coding sequence ATGGGAAAGAAGATGCCTTACTGGTGGCTCTCGTGCTGCCTGATATCTGTGCCCGCAACGGCCGCCAACCCGGCGGCAATGATCAATACCGGACAACTGAGCGAAACCCAGGAACTCCCTTCACTTAATGGTCGCGTGGCCCCCGTGCCGGGCAACGCCGCTCCCGGCACGCTCCAGCTTGGCGAAGCGGTTAACCGCGCCGTGACCTGGCACCCCGCCATCAGTGAAGCGGTGGGAAAGCTTTACCAGCAGAGCGAAAACGTCGACGTCGCCAAATCGAAATACTATCCGCAGGTTAACGCCGGGATGGAGAATGGCTACACCCACGACGGCAGCGATAACGGTTTTACCCCTTCTCTGGTGCTTTCCCTCTCACAGATGCTTTACGACTTCGGCAAAGTGGCCAGCCAGGTGCGCGCCGAAAGCGCGGGCGTCGCCCAGCAGCAGGCCAACGTGCTGGTGAGCATCGATACCATCGCCCACGATACCGCCATCGCCATGGTGCAGGTGCAGACCTGGCAGCAGATGGTCGACACCGCCAAAGAGCAGCTGGAGGCCCTCTCCGCCATCGGGAAACTGACGAAACTGCGCAATGACGAAGGGGCAACCTCGCTTTCTGACGTGGTGCAGACCGATGCCCGTATCGAAGGCGCACGCGCGCAGCTGATGCAGTATCAGGCAAGCCTCGACAGCTCCCGCGCCACGCTGATGAGCTTTCTCGGCTGGAACAACCTGAACGACGTCAGCAACGACGTCCCGAAAGGCCTTGCCCGCAGCTGCGACATCGCCGAGCCGGACGATCGCCTGGTCCCTGCCGTATTAGCGGCCTGGGCGCAGGCGAACGTCGCTCAGGCCAACCTCGACTATGCCAACGCGCAAATGACCCCTACCGTCTCGCTGGAGCCGGAGGTGCGCCACTACCTGAACGACCGCTATTCCGGCAACGACACGCGGGATCGCACCCAGTACTCGGCGTGGGTGAAAGTGCAGATGCCGCTCTACCAGGGCGGCGGCCTGACGGCACGCCGTAACGCCGCCGGACACGCGGTGGAGTCAGCCCAATCCACCATCCAGCGCACGCGCCTCGACGTGCGGCAAAAGCTGCTGGAAGCGCGCAGCCAGGTCATGAGCCTGATGAGCACGCTGCAAATTCAGGGCCGCCAGGAGGCGCTCAGCGCCCGCACCCGCGAGCTGTATCAGCAGCAGTATCTCGACCTCGGCTCCCGCCCGCTGCTTGACGTCCTCAACGCCGAGCAGGAGGTCTATCAGGCCCGCTTCACCCAGCAGCAAACCGCCGGGCAGCTGCACCAGCTTCAGCTGAACTGCCTGTACAACACCGGGCGTCTGCGTCACGCGTTCGATCTTGAAAACCGCACCATCCAGACCGTGGAGATCCAGCCATGA